A genomic segment from Streptosporangium roseum DSM 43021 encodes:
- a CDS encoding VWA domain-containing protein, with the protein MSDSRISADENRRQVLYWRLLARLFDGDEQPSLEAASMAIVGDLGLPPALLDPAVSVDNIVQRFPELGAELQGLLAQEDGVASASTEGHPPGREGEDDVAPATGDGHLPDEAEDGVASAPAGGHSPERAGAAEVRRAALVSKLLLNVFSTGTGSVSATDLARWQQDAGWFEQALGAEPGQLRSRPGGGELAGVLAGLEGDLVRRMRLREVLADSALAARLTPSMSLIEQLLRDKSNLSGVALANAKALIRRFVEEVAEVLRTQVEKTSVGVIDRSVPPKRVFRNLDVERTIWKNLTNWSPEDQRLYVDRLYYRQTARRTTPARLIVVVDQSGSMVDAMVNCTILASIFAGLPKVDVHLVAYDTRALDLTPWVHDPFEVLLRTTLGGGTNGTVAMAVARPKIADPRNTVMVWISDFYDNRALITDFEAVHRSGVKFIPVGSVNSSGHQSVDPWFRQKLKDLGTPVISGHIRKLVFELKNFLA; encoded by the coding sequence ATGAGCGACTCCCGGATCAGCGCCGACGAGAACCGGCGCCAGGTGCTCTACTGGCGGCTCCTGGCGCGGCTGTTCGACGGTGACGAACAGCCCTCGCTGGAGGCGGCCAGCATGGCCATCGTCGGCGACCTCGGACTGCCGCCGGCGCTGCTGGACCCGGCGGTGTCGGTGGACAACATCGTGCAGCGCTTCCCTGAGCTGGGCGCCGAGCTGCAGGGCCTGCTGGCGCAGGAGGACGGCGTCGCGTCCGCTTCCACCGAGGGGCACCCGCCGGGCCGGGAAGGCGAGGACGATGTCGCGCCCGCTACCGGTGACGGGCACCTGCCGGATGAGGCGGAGGACGGTGTCGCGTCCGCTCCGGCCGGCGGGCACTCGCCGGAGCGGGCCGGTGCGGCCGAGGTGCGCCGGGCGGCCCTGGTGTCGAAGCTCCTGCTCAACGTGTTCTCGACGGGGACGGGCAGCGTCAGCGCCACCGATCTGGCCCGCTGGCAGCAGGACGCCGGCTGGTTCGAGCAGGCGCTCGGGGCCGAGCCGGGACAGCTGCGGTCCCGTCCCGGAGGCGGCGAACTGGCCGGCGTGCTGGCCGGCCTGGAAGGCGACCTGGTCCGCCGCATGCGCCTGCGCGAGGTGCTGGCCGACTCGGCCCTGGCCGCCCGGCTGACGCCGAGCATGTCGCTCATCGAGCAGCTGCTGCGGGACAAGTCCAACCTGTCGGGAGTCGCGCTGGCCAACGCCAAGGCGCTGATCCGCAGGTTCGTCGAGGAGGTCGCCGAGGTGCTGCGCACGCAGGTCGAGAAGACCAGCGTGGGTGTCATCGACAGGTCGGTGCCGCCGAAGCGGGTGTTCCGCAACCTCGACGTCGAACGCACGATCTGGAAGAACCTCACCAACTGGAGCCCGGAGGACCAGCGGCTGTACGTGGACCGGCTGTACTACCGGCAGACCGCCCGGCGGACCACGCCGGCACGGTTGATCGTGGTCGTCGACCAGTCGGGCTCGATGGTCGACGCGATGGTGAACTGCACGATCCTCGCCTCGATCTTCGCCGGCCTGCCCAAGGTGGACGTGCATCTGGTCGCCTACGACACCCGCGCGCTCGACCTGACCCCGTGGGTGCACGACCCGTTCGAGGTGCTGCTGCGGACGACGCTCGGGGGTGGCACCAACGGGACCGTCGCGATGGCCGTCGCCCGGCCGAAGATCGCCGACCCGCGTAACACCGTGATGGTGTGGATCTCCGACTTCTACGACAACCGGGCGCTGATCACCGACTTCGAGGCGGTGCACCGTTCGGGCGTGAAGTTCATCCCGGTCGGCTCGGTGAACAGCTCGGGACACCAGAGCGTGGACCCGTGGTTCCGCCAGAAGCTCAAGGACCTGGGCACCCCGGTGATCTCGGGTCACATCCGCAAACTCGTGTTCGAGCTCAAGAACTTCCTCGCCTAG
- a CDS encoding GNAT family N-acetyltransferase: MTTPEQRLIDHLSRWLGGRPATTGLDVIAEPGRVRPGWDGRIHPVLGVGSPQGGILSVPPEHAEAIADQYARSLDLATFGPMIPPLAGFPERGWFTAVYRWTTRPAPLADAGVWVPAHDPEAPEWLRPFGGEVLIARDPESGAHLAGVGVKRHDDYGRELAVVTAPQARGRGLARRLVAQAARRILDEGAIPTYMHALDNRASAAVAEAAGFPDIGWQAFGATEH; this comes from the coding sequence ATGACGACACCAGAGCAACGGCTCATCGACCATCTGTCTCGCTGGCTCGGCGGCCGGCCCGCCACCACCGGACTCGACGTCATCGCCGAGCCGGGACGGGTACGCCCTGGCTGGGACGGCAGGATCCATCCCGTTCTGGGAGTGGGGAGCCCTCAGGGCGGCATCTTGTCGGTCCCGCCGGAGCATGCCGAGGCGATCGCGGACCAGTACGCCAGAAGCCTGGATCTGGCGACGTTCGGACCCATGATCCCCCCGCTGGCCGGTTTTCCGGAGCGCGGGTGGTTCACCGCCGTCTATCGCTGGACCACGCGCCCAGCACCCCTGGCCGACGCCGGCGTATGGGTCCCCGCTCACGATCCAGAGGCTCCCGAATGGCTGCGGCCCTTCGGCGGTGAGGTCCTGATCGCCCGCGATCCGGAGAGTGGCGCCCACCTGGCCGGCGTGGGAGTCAAACGGCATGACGACTATGGACGCGAGCTCGCCGTCGTGACGGCTCCACAGGCTCGTGGCCGCGGCCTGGCCCGCAGGCTGGTCGCCCAGGCAGCCCGGCGGATACTGGACGAGGGCGCCATACCCACGTACATGCATGCCCTCGACAACCGCGCCTCCGCCGCCGTCGCTGAGGCTGCCGGCTTTCCGGACATCGGCTGGCAAGCCTTCGGCGCGACCGAGCACTGA
- a CDS encoding M56 family metallopeptidase, with translation MTAAVVLALYAVVAVVTLPRLLIRGELAERAPRLAIAVWLAACTSAVASVILSALAAAVPATVIGHGLAEFFEACAAMLSHGAPLTSPGTRAALLGAAVIAARITYCGAAILVRARRERRQHAGMLNIIGRHDGELDAVVLDHDEAAVYCLPGRKGRAVITTAALRSLAPEQVAAVLAHEQAHLRGRHHLVLAAAEAFHRAFPGLPLFTRARSEVARLVELLADDVAARRHSRIHIAAALVRLATGRAPAFALGAGGETALTRVKRMLNPAAPLGHRERIAGLSAVVLLLAGPAAVAATPGLRSFLAHHCHNISIF, from the coding sequence ATGACGGCCGCCGTCGTTCTGGCGCTGTACGCCGTCGTCGCGGTGGTTACGCTGCCTCGGCTGTTGATCCGGGGTGAATTGGCGGAGCGCGCCCCTCGCCTGGCGATCGCCGTGTGGCTGGCCGCCTGCACCTCCGCGGTCGCCTCCGTGATCTTGTCGGCACTCGCCGCCGCGGTCCCCGCCACCGTGATCGGACACGGGCTGGCCGAGTTCTTCGAGGCGTGCGCGGCCATGCTCTCCCATGGCGCACCGCTCACCTCTCCAGGCACCCGCGCCGCCCTGCTCGGCGCCGCCGTCATCGCTGCCAGGATCACCTACTGCGGTGCGGCCATCCTCGTCAGGGCCAGGCGGGAACGGCGACAGCACGCCGGCATGTTGAACATCATCGGCCGCCACGACGGCGAGTTGGACGCGGTCGTGCTGGATCACGACGAGGCCGCCGTCTACTGCCTGCCCGGCCGGAAGGGCAGGGCGGTCATCACAACCGCGGCCCTCCGATCTCTCGCTCCCGAACAGGTGGCCGCGGTCCTCGCTCACGAGCAGGCCCACCTGCGCGGGCGGCACCACCTGGTGCTGGCCGCAGCCGAAGCGTTCCACCGGGCCTTCCCCGGCCTGCCGCTGTTCACTCGGGCGAGAAGCGAGGTCGCACGGCTGGTCGAACTCCTCGCCGACGATGTCGCGGCCCGCCGCCACTCCCGCATCCACATCGCCGCCGCGCTGGTACGGCTCGCCACCGGCCGAGCGCCGGCCTTCGCGCTGGGCGCGGGCGGCGAGACCGCCCTCACCCGCGTCAAGCGCATGCTCAACCCGGCCGCCCCCCTCGGCCACAGGGAACGCATCGCGGGACTCTCCGCCGTCGTCCTCCTCCTCGCCGGTCCTGCGGCCGTGGCCGCGACTCCCGGACTGCGCTCGTTCCTGGCCCACCACTGCCACAACATCTCGATCTTCTAA
- a CDS encoding BlaI/MecI/CopY family transcriptional regulator, which yields MRGLGDLESAIMNRLWAYRRPASVRDMLEDLRREREIAYTTVMTVMDKLHTKGLLRRKAVGRAYVYETVATKEAYTADLMRSTLASGGNQAATLVHFLERLTPEESAALEAALKVYPPGGRS from the coding sequence ATGCGAGGTCTGGGAGACCTGGAGTCCGCAATCATGAACCGGCTGTGGGCCTACCGCCGGCCCGCCTCGGTCAGGGACATGCTCGAAGATCTCCGCCGCGAGCGGGAGATCGCCTACACCACCGTCATGACGGTGATGGACAAGCTGCACACCAAGGGCCTGCTCCGCAGGAAGGCGGTCGGCCGGGCGTACGTCTACGAGACGGTGGCCACCAAGGAGGCCTACACCGCCGATCTCATGCGCAGCACCCTTGCGTCGGGCGGCAACCAGGCGGCCACCCTGGTGCACTTCCTGGAACGGCTGACTCCTGAGGAGTCGGCCGCCCTCGAGGCCGCGCTCAAGGTGTATCCCCCTGGGGGCCGCTCATGA
- a CDS encoding DUF5682 family protein has translation MSPFGALREQLLGAATAFADAPGALPGILSGLVDDVDRALREELEIFPVCHHSPASALAMVRRLREKQPKVIYLELCEDLQPLLDELRNCRLPVALQAFASEIDGFPPDWGPLSVVAPITEASAEYQAIAYALDTPGVELVLVDRSADHVFQWLPREPAAPAAADADDDTAGHGEEAALHGDAVGVEIGDLRPRFAELEEHLLHHGKVRHWSEWWDQYVEQPLAGADYDTYRQVMVLIGSLFRRLGPDEGDRLARDEDRERYMWTRMREHLAASDADPSQCLYVCGAFHAASRVEQFGLAAEAPAYDISPRTATRWLYGLIPSSHSAIEAQFALASGSVSIAAATWTKAVARHGVTPYRLEGQKGAGKRPGRARPAAPVPQGPVTDRLSGFLANPPALDGLDEAELLGWCVDIVRLARRNGYLASTADAIAVFETSILLAGLRNRARPTPYDFQDAAVTCIEKDVVPGRRDVRRLCEILLGGDRIGEVGYRALPPLAQDVYDRLKPLGLDLEKRTQQRALLNLDAEPELVPCSHLLWILRYLLPEDAVRPIMGTRRLGERPIQESWDLAIGRHQRSIIELGYEGVTVEQVLEQRLRRTVWAPEATAAVALAAVEDATLYLGSRRFTDELGGRAVELLAAERTVDDAPDVLRRIRRLLAHYRATEPVLPAWCEAFVTTGYAHYCTLLPTAFVDEEVGVRQVAAMLGFLSSMESLALALGCDRAQLELAVRQSHPEAPAKVALLWAAQFRLGMLPQAELRSRCDELLANPLVVPAFPLYMSGFVQALEPVPALAPFVVEVMSKAFARLPDAVLLPWLPKLITTLRDQARELVPVLVREAGRTFPAGLSSVDTWVPPWSARETPKAVAGPVPAAAGPVADLLAGHPAACDAVAVLLGCEAGWRPSVHLAGGPEHPEVADLLVRHPEAADAVAGLLDRRSASGR, from the coding sequence ATGAGTCCCTTCGGCGCCCTGCGCGAGCAGCTCCTCGGTGCCGCCACCGCCTTCGCCGACGCGCCGGGCGCCCTGCCCGGCATCCTGTCGGGCCTGGTCGACGACGTCGACCGGGCGCTGCGCGAGGAGCTTGAGATCTTCCCGGTGTGCCATCACTCACCGGCCTCGGCGCTGGCCATGGTGCGGCGCCTGCGGGAGAAGCAGCCCAAAGTCATCTATCTGGAGCTGTGCGAGGACCTGCAGCCGCTCCTGGACGAGCTGCGCAACTGCCGCCTCCCCGTGGCGCTGCAGGCGTTCGCGTCGGAGATCGACGGTTTCCCGCCGGACTGGGGGCCGCTCAGCGTCGTGGCGCCCATCACCGAGGCGTCGGCCGAGTACCAGGCCATCGCCTACGCCCTCGACACCCCGGGGGTCGAGCTGGTGCTGGTGGACCGCTCGGCGGACCACGTCTTCCAGTGGCTGCCCCGCGAGCCGGCCGCGCCGGCCGCCGCCGACGCCGACGACGACACCGCCGGACACGGCGAGGAAGCGGCCCTGCACGGCGACGCCGTCGGCGTCGAGATCGGCGACCTGCGGCCCCGCTTCGCCGAACTCGAAGAGCACCTGCTCCACCATGGCAAGGTCCGGCACTGGTCCGAGTGGTGGGACCAGTACGTGGAGCAGCCCCTGGCCGGAGCGGACTACGACACCTACCGCCAGGTCATGGTGCTGATCGGCAGCCTGTTCCGGCGGCTGGGGCCCGACGAGGGCGACCGGCTGGCCCGCGACGAGGATCGCGAGCGCTACATGTGGACCCGGATGCGGGAGCACCTGGCCGCGTCGGACGCCGACCCGTCGCAGTGCCTGTACGTGTGCGGCGCGTTCCACGCGGCCAGCCGGGTCGAGCAGTTCGGGCTGGCGGCGGAGGCACCGGCCTACGACATCAGCCCCCGGACGGCCACGCGCTGGCTGTACGGGCTCATCCCGTCCAGCCACTCCGCCATCGAGGCCCAGTTCGCGCTGGCCTCCGGCTCGGTGTCGATCGCCGCGGCGACCTGGACCAAGGCCGTGGCGCGCCACGGTGTCACGCCGTACCGGCTCGAAGGCCAGAAGGGGGCCGGCAAGCGCCCCGGGCGCGCGCGGCCGGCGGCACCCGTCCCGCAGGGGCCGGTGACCGACCGGTTGTCCGGTTTCCTGGCGAACCCGCCCGCGCTGGACGGTCTCGACGAGGCGGAGCTGCTGGGCTGGTGCGTCGACATCGTCCGGCTGGCCCGCCGCAACGGCTACCTGGCCAGTACGGCGGACGCCATCGCCGTGTTCGAGACGTCCATCCTGCTCGCCGGCCTGCGTAACCGGGCCCGGCCCACGCCCTACGACTTCCAGGACGCCGCGGTCACGTGCATCGAGAAGGACGTGGTGCCCGGCCGCCGGGACGTGCGCCGCCTGTGCGAGATCCTTCTGGGCGGTGACCGGATCGGCGAGGTCGGCTACCGGGCACTCCCGCCGCTGGCCCAGGACGTCTACGACCGGCTGAAGCCGCTCGGGCTCGACCTGGAGAAGCGCACCCAGCAGCGGGCGCTGCTGAACCTCGACGCGGAGCCGGAGCTCGTGCCCTGCTCCCACCTGCTGTGGATACTGCGCTACCTGCTGCCCGAGGACGCCGTCCGTCCCATCATGGGCACGCGCCGCCTCGGCGAGCGGCCGATCCAGGAGAGCTGGGACCTGGCGATCGGCCGCCACCAGCGATCGATCATCGAGCTGGGCTACGAGGGAGTCACCGTCGAGCAGGTGCTGGAGCAGCGCCTGCGCCGTACCGTGTGGGCGCCTGAGGCCACCGCCGCCGTCGCCCTCGCGGCCGTGGAGGACGCCACCCTGTACCTGGGCAGCCGGCGGTTCACCGACGAGCTCGGCGGGCGGGCCGTGGAGCTGCTGGCCGCCGAGCGCACCGTGGACGACGCCCCCGACGTGCTGCGCCGGATCCGCCGGCTGCTGGCCCACTACCGTGCCACCGAGCCGGTGCTGCCGGCGTGGTGCGAGGCCTTCGTCACCACCGGGTACGCGCACTACTGCACGCTGCTGCCGACCGCCTTCGTGGATGAGGAGGTCGGCGTCCGCCAGGTGGCCGCCATGCTCGGGTTCCTGTCGAGCATGGAGAGCCTCGCGCTGGCCCTGGGCTGTGACCGCGCCCAGCTCGAACTCGCCGTACGGCAGTCGCATCCCGAGGCGCCGGCCAAGGTGGCGCTGCTGTGGGCCGCCCAGTTCCGGCTCGGCATGCTTCCGCAGGCCGAGCTGCGGTCGCGGTGTGACGAGCTGCTGGCCAACCCGCTCGTCGTCCCGGCGTTCCCGCTGTACATGAGCGGCTTCGTGCAGGCGCTGGAGCCGGTTCCGGCGCTGGCGCCCTTCGTGGTCGAGGTGATGTCCAAGGCCTTCGCCCGGCTGCCCGACGCCGTCCTGCTCCCCTGGCTCCCCAAATTGATCACGACCCTGCGGGACCAGGCGCGCGAGCTGGTGCCTGTGCTCGTGCGTGAGGCGGGCCGCACGTTCCCCGCGGGCCTGTCCTCCGTCGACACGTGGGTGCCGCCGTGGTCGGCGCGGGAGACGCCGAAGGCGGTGGCCGGTCCGGTGCCCGCGGCGGCCGGCCCGGTGGCCGATCTGCTGGCCGGCCACCCGGCGGCATGTGACGCCGTGGCCGTGCTGCTCGGGTGCGAGGCGGGGTGGCGGCCGTCCGTCCACCTCGCCGGCGGACCCGAGCACCCCGAGGTGGCCGATCTGCTGGTCCGGCACCCCGAGGCCGCGGACGCCGTCGCGGGACTGCTCGACAGGAGGTCCGCCTCCGGCCGGTGA
- a CDS encoding DUF4396 domain-containing protein, with protein sequence MTWRAAASATLHCLTGCAIGEVLGMVIGTALGWSNAATIVLAVVLAFFFGYALTIVGLRKSGLGWRRIVRLALAADTVSIIVMEIVDNGVMMVVPGAMDAGLASGLFWGALAFALLVAFLITTPINKWIIGKGKGHAVVHAYHH encoded by the coding sequence GTGACGTGGCGGGCGGCCGCGTCGGCGACCCTGCACTGCCTCACCGGATGCGCCATCGGCGAGGTGCTCGGCATGGTCATCGGCACGGCCCTGGGCTGGTCCAACGCGGCGACCATCGTCCTGGCCGTCGTGCTGGCCTTCTTCTTCGGCTACGCCCTCACCATCGTGGGACTACGCAAGTCCGGCCTCGGCTGGCGCCGGATCGTACGGCTGGCACTCGCCGCCGACACCGTGTCGATCATCGTCATGGAGATCGTCGACAACGGCGTGATGATGGTGGTGCCCGGCGCCATGGACGCCGGGCTCGCCTCGGGCCTGTTCTGGGGCGCCCTCGCGTTCGCCCTGCTGGTGGCCTTCCTCATCACCACCCCGATCAACAAGTGGATCATCGGCAAGGGCAAGGGGCACGCGGTGGTCCACGCCTACCACCACTGA
- a CDS encoding ATP-binding protein produces MTDEMLRAPAEVKYADELDWLESVDDGPKPFSWRLSPRMVRLFVLGSERSDGLDREISQKWFGDRSFVERAIVTLASDRGLLLIGDPGTGKSWLAELLAAAVCRNSTLVVQGTAGTTEDHIKYSWNVSMVIAKGQSRESMIPSPIMTAMEQGVIGRFEELTRSTSDVQDALISILSEKYVSVPELDDDNIVFAQPGFSIIATANSRDRGVNDLSSALKRRFNFIRIPVVTNKRSEAEIVRFRTTELLRRHRIELDLPPTLLDILLQSFADLRAAAASATSDDEKLESALSTAEQIGVIEDAILHSHFFGDRTLRAETLAGSLVGSLARRSPEDLAILNKYWHGVVEPRSKQEGGEWKDFLEGGRQAISTLS; encoded by the coding sequence ATGACCGACGAGATGCTGCGTGCCCCCGCCGAGGTGAAGTACGCCGACGAGCTCGACTGGCTGGAGTCGGTCGACGACGGCCCCAAGCCGTTCTCGTGGCGGCTCAGCCCCCGGATGGTGCGGCTGTTCGTGCTCGGGTCCGAGCGCTCCGACGGGCTCGACCGGGAGATCTCCCAGAAGTGGTTCGGCGACCGGAGCTTCGTCGAACGCGCCATCGTGACCCTGGCGTCGGACCGCGGTCTGCTGCTGATCGGGGACCCGGGCACCGGCAAGAGCTGGCTCGCCGAGCTGCTCGCGGCCGCCGTCTGCCGCAACTCGACCCTGGTCGTCCAGGGTACGGCCGGCACGACCGAGGACCACATCAAGTACTCGTGGAACGTCTCCATGGTGATCGCCAAGGGGCAGTCCCGGGAGTCGATGATCCCCTCGCCGATCATGACGGCGATGGAGCAGGGCGTGATCGGCCGCTTCGAGGAGCTGACCCGCTCGACCAGCGACGTGCAGGACGCCCTGATCTCCATCCTCTCCGAGAAGTACGTGTCCGTCCCCGAACTCGACGACGACAACATCGTGTTCGCCCAGCCCGGATTCTCGATCATCGCCACGGCCAACAGCAGGGACCGGGGCGTGAACGACCTCTCGTCGGCCCTGAAGCGGCGCTTCAACTTCATCCGGATCCCCGTGGTGACGAACAAGCGCAGCGAGGCGGAGATCGTACGGTTCCGCACCACGGAACTGCTGCGCCGGCACCGGATCGAGCTGGACCTGCCGCCCACGCTGCTGGACATCCTGCTGCAGAGCTTCGCCGACCTGCGGGCCGCGGCGGCCTCGGCCACCAGCGACGACGAGAAGCTGGAGTCGGCGCTGTCCACGGCCGAGCAGATCGGCGTGATCGAGGACGCCATCCTGCACAGCCACTTCTTCGGCGACCGCACGCTGCGGGCCGAGACGCTCGCCGGCTCGCTGGTGGGCTCGCTGGCCCGTCGCAGTCCTGAGGACCTGGCCATCCTGAACAAGTACTGGCACGGTGTCGTCGAGCCCCGCAGCAAGCAGGAAGGCGGGGAGTGGAAGGACTTCCTCGAAGGCGGCCGCCAGGCGATCTCCACGCTGTCATGA
- a CDS encoding carboxymuconolactone decarboxylase family protein, with protein sequence MRRLTALDPANAPEKSRELLNDIVERRGSVGEMVSTMAHSPALLQGYLDFSRAMRRIKVPRALSEKISLAVQEWIGCAYCLDAHAEAGRAAGLSETDIALARQGTSTDTREAALIAVAVRVLAEPSSLTDEDVAELRAHGWSDRIIAEIVGLVTLNLLTGAFNLLAGLEPAERTA encoded by the coding sequence ATGCGACGCCTGACCGCGCTGGACCCCGCGAACGCGCCTGAGAAGTCCCGTGAACTGCTGAACGACATCGTCGAGAGGAGGGGGAGCGTGGGCGAAATGGTCTCCACGATGGCTCACTCGCCGGCGCTGCTCCAGGGCTACCTGGACTTCTCCCGGGCCATGAGGCGGATCAAGGTGCCTCGCGCCCTCAGCGAGAAGATCTCGCTTGCCGTACAGGAGTGGATCGGTTGCGCGTACTGCCTCGACGCGCACGCCGAGGCGGGGCGCGCGGCAGGACTGAGCGAGACTGACATCGCGCTAGCCCGTCAGGGAACCTCCACCGACACGCGCGAGGCGGCTCTCATCGCCGTCGCCGTCCGTGTCTTGGCCGAGCCGTCCTCGCTCACGGACGAGGACGTCGCGGAACTGCGGGCGCACGGCTGGAGCGACCGGATCATCGCGGAAATCGTCGGCCTTGTCACCCTGAACCTGCTGACCGGCGCTTTCAACCTCCTGGCAGGTCTGGAACCGGCCGAAAGAACCGCGTAG